One region of uncultured Desulfovibrio sp. genomic DNA includes:
- a CDS encoding DUF554 domain-containing protein — protein sequence MIGPIVNSGGLFIGGIIGVIFADIFPERLKKALPSIFGVITLCLGATLVGKAAALPAVTISLILGTMVGEIMYAEALLQKFLRAIFSLLKSKRMGDENFSLMVITLVAAFCFGSMGFLGAFHEGLTGKPDILLTKAALDMFTGVVFGSFMGFSVSLIAVPQFIILALIYMGATTIAPFMTPAMLNDFTACGGVIFVATGLRMCDIKIFPVINMLPAMAIILPLSHLWELYFPFK from the coding sequence ATGATCGGGCCAATTGTGAACAGTGGCGGACTTTTCATCGGCGGCATCATCGGCGTTATTTTTGCCGATATTTTTCCTGAACGGCTCAAAAAAGCGCTGCCTTCCATCTTTGGCGTCATAACCCTGTGTCTGGGCGCGACCCTTGTGGGTAAGGCCGCAGCGCTGCCCGCCGTGACGATTTCGCTCATTCTCGGCACCATGGTGGGCGAAATCATGTATGCTGAGGCCTTGTTGCAAAAGTTCCTGCGGGCCATTTTTAGCCTGCTTAAGAGCAAGCGCATGGGGGACGAAAACTTTTCCCTGATGGTCATAACCTTAGTGGCGGCATTCTGCTTTGGCAGCATGGGCTTTTTGGGGGCCTTTCATGAAGGCCTCACCGGCAAGCCCGACATCCTGCTGACCAAGGCCGCGCTGGACATGTTTACCGGCGTGGTTTTCGGCTCCTTCATGGGCTTTTCCGTAAGCCTTATCGCCGTGCCGCAGTTTATTATTCTGGCGCTCATCTACATGGGGGCCACCACCATTGCCCCGTTCATGACCCCGGCCATGCTCAACGACTTTACCGCCTGCGGCGGCGTCATCTTTGTGGCCACGGGCCTGCGCATGTGCGATATTAAGATATTCCCGGTCATCAACATGCTGCCCGCGATGGCCATTATTTTGCCGCTTTCGCACCTGTGGGAGCTGTACTTTCCCTTCAAATAA
- a CDS encoding Ldh family oxidoreductase produces MPHISLTEAQKMGEDILQAHKVGQRNAQLTIASLLRAEMEGLPSHGFSRIPYYASQAAAGKVDGNAIPVVERTKPGVVLVDACCGFAFSAFADGLPVVAQAARESGVALMAVRNSHHAGVMGFPVADLAAQGLLALGFANSPAALAPYGGSKVTFGTNPLAMACPRKDAPPLVIDLSMGLLARGKILQAAKKGESIPEGAAVDAEGNPTCDPVKAFNGALLPFGGPKGYALALIVEIMAAALTGASLAIEASSLFTPDGPPPRLGQSFLVMDPAATAGANFLDRVEHLLGFISDQPGARLPGDRRIGLSRAASERNSIDLPEDLLAQLQSLH; encoded by the coding sequence ATGCCTCATATCAGCCTTACCGAAGCACAAAAAATGGGCGAAGACATTTTGCAGGCCCACAAGGTCGGGCAGCGAAATGCCCAATTGACCATCGCCTCGCTCCTGCGGGCAGAAATGGAAGGCCTGCCCTCGCACGGATTTTCGCGCATTCCCTACTATGCGTCCCAGGCGGCGGCAGGCAAGGTTGACGGCAACGCCATTCCAGTGGTGGAACGCACAAAGCCTGGCGTGGTGCTGGTTGACGCCTGCTGCGGATTTGCCTTCAGCGCTTTTGCCGATGGCCTGCCCGTGGTGGCTCAGGCCGCCAGGGAGTCTGGCGTGGCCCTCATGGCCGTGCGCAATTCGCACCATGCGGGCGTGATGGGATTCCCCGTGGCGGATCTGGCGGCGCAGGGTCTGCTGGCCCTCGGCTTTGCCAACAGCCCCGCTGCATTGGCCCCCTACGGCGGCTCCAAGGTGACGTTTGGCACGAACCCTCTGGCTATGGCCTGCCCGCGCAAGGACGCCCCTCCCCTTGTTATTGATCTTTCCATGGGGCTGTTGGCGCGCGGCAAGATTTTGCAGGCCGCAAAAAAGGGCGAGAGTATCCCCGAGGGCGCGGCTGTGGATGCAGAGGGCAATCCTACCTGCGATCCGGTCAAGGCTTTCAACGGCGCACTGCTGCCCTTTGGCGGCCCCAAGGGCTATGCCCTTGCACTCATTGTGGAAATAATGGCGGCAGCGCTTACTGGTGCTTCCCTGGCCATTGAGGCCTCTTCCCTGTTCACGCCGGACGGCCCGCCGCCGCGCCTTGGGCAGAGTTTTCTGGTCATGGACCCTGCGGCTACGGCAGGGGCGAACTTTCTGGATCGGGTGGAGCACTTGCTGGGCTTCATCAGCGACCAGCCGGGCGCGCGTCTGCCGGGCGACCGCCGCATCGGCCTCAGCCGCGCCGCCAGTGAGCGAAATAGTATTGATCTGCCGGAGGATCTGCTGGCCCAACTGCAATCGCTGCACTAG
- a CDS encoding DUF778 domain-containing protein, whose translation MAGNNFSTRNMGHNVSDQPRLSNGQFTFKGAANAATIPSHMPHNALNAPMPVAANAPLEERMYPDSVADVVKRHAHGDHTGLQPYSSEPNAAIPYYKMGVRELELAKTSNWYGKRVPGTDLHFEHMHFVGSDGSNFGLTSTGVFSEPMQSLNKYQVEPTKYRKEYIDRAKIEIDRKWDALYSRAIDIQDYDHRMYNLAKHNCQHYFAEVLQKAQEYATEEKPLMLP comes from the coding sequence ATGGCAGGGAACAATTTCAGCACCAGAAACATGGGCCACAATGTTTCAGATCAGCCGCGTTTGAGCAACGGGCAATTCACCTTTAAAGGCGCGGCAAACGCGGCAACAATACCTTCCCATATGCCGCACAACGCGCTTAACGCGCCCATGCCTGTTGCGGCAAATGCCCCACTGGAAGAACGCATGTATCCCGACAGTGTCGCAGACGTAGTGAAAAGGCATGCTCATGGCGATCACACAGGTTTGCAACCATATTCAAGTGAGCCCAATGCCGCAATCCCGTATTATAAAATGGGGGTGCGTGAGCTTGAACTTGCCAAAACCAGCAACTGGTATGGAAAAAGAGTTCCAGGAACAGATCTGCACTTTGAGCACATGCACTTTGTTGGCAGCGATGGTAGTAACTTTGGGTTGACTTCTACTGGCGTATTTTCTGAACCCATGCAGAGCTTGAACAAATATCAAGTCGAGCCCACCAAGTATCGCAAGGAATACATCGACAGAGCAAAGATTGAAATAGACCGTAAATGGGATGCGCTTTATTCAAGAGCAATCGATATTCAAGATTATGACCACCGGATGTACAACTTGGCAAAGCATAACTGCCAGCACTACTTTGCCGAAGTTCTTCAAAAAGCGCAGGAATACGCAACCGAGGAAAAACCCCTTATGCTACCCTGA
- a CDS encoding L-2-amino-thiazoline-4-carboxylic acid hydrolase, with protein sequence MHHAIMLPRYTRRVFCSLALGTCAALLLPCSCMASIAQGVGKPVSDEALKAEFAGMCAGAEQMLAGQRPAEDLRAMFAQARQAHARLLPLPDIGGPENLTYPSFLVGPQYAALYTAMREHGFSARDVGKLVYDLAVYSFEEQKEAYRANGQRFFTPEYFALLQGWAMRSQQRRYPLDWVQTVFRGDGRDFDIGVNYTECGLMKYFASLGMPELAPYPCRVDFPTARAEGTGLARTSTLAEGGKVCDFRYKQGRETTQGWDMA encoded by the coding sequence ATGCACCATGCCATTATGCTTCCCCGCTATACCCGGCGCGTATTTTGTTCTCTGGCTCTGGGAACCTGCGCCGCTCTGCTGCTGCCTTGTTCCTGTATGGCCTCCATTGCACAGGGGGTTGGCAAGCCGGTGAGCGATGAGGCCCTCAAAGCCGAATTTGCGGGCATGTGCGCCGGTGCGGAGCAGATGCTCGCCGGGCAGCGCCCAGCAGAGGACTTGCGAGCCATGTTTGCCCAGGCAAGGCAGGCCCATGCCCGGTTGCTGCCGCTGCCGGATATCGGCGGGCCAGAAAACCTGACCTACCCCAGTTTTCTGGTAGGGCCGCAGTATGCGGCGCTGTACACGGCCATGCGCGAGCACGGATTCAGCGCCAGGGATGTGGGCAAGCTTGTGTACGATCTGGCGGTCTACAGTTTTGAGGAGCAAAAGGAAGCGTACCGCGCCAATGGGCAGCGCTTTTTTACGCCGGAGTATTTTGCCCTGTTGCAGGGCTGGGCCATGCGCAGCCAGCAGCGGCGCTACCCGCTGGACTGGGTGCAGACTGTATTTCGGGGAGATGGGCGTGATTTTGATATCGGTGTTAACTACACGGAATGCGGGCTGATGAAGTATTTTGCCTCGCTGGGCATGCCCGAGCTGGCTCCTTATCCCTGCCGGGTGGACTTTCCCACCGCACGGGCGGAGGGCACTGGCCTTGCTCGCACCTCAACACTGGCTGAGGGCGGCAAGGTATGCGACTTCCGCTACAAGCAGGGGCGGGAAACAACCCAGGGCTGGGACATGGCGTGA
- a CDS encoding ATP-binding protein, translating into MSNLSISITKEYKNIKEQSLYDLPNMIILTGRNGAGKTNFLEAVYSRASGQNYATTSIDDCIVNKILSFSLGDFVGMGRGYSEANPLGLDIDNLHEDITIALGLLKVKSNNPHYGGPREWLEDRVKKWFPVVEETAKHLGKNAKELTSQELDDNFSLIMAQGKYEGRFFQTNTADIFLGYHNLKYENTLKRLRKQYNNEVLECYETDDEFIKHCGPAPWVLINDSFKEAGLPYQITFPEGNGRLEKFTPKLVGNESQQEIQYSSLSSGEKTLFKIALSIFNSKQKENFPQILLLDEIDASLHPEMINRLLKILATTFVENYGIKVILTTHSPTTVAVSRDEYIYSVENGRIIKTSKEETLKKLLQGVPALGVIYRNVKQVFVESKYDVDFYNVICNSLNLQAKTDSLLNFISSGSSGSGSAEQTKQIVKSLGVDSTVPSVYGIIDWDTKNSSNGRISVLGENLRYSRENYTFDPLYFGLLRIRDKLFSPDDEKWFKEITVSTILAADNDLLQAIYSYSYRKNYYDFDALETQEMRLVNGYTMLCQKKILNMNGHKLAEEILEKNNTVGRYRGRSEKYENDIYEKIFKEFPIFIYKDVHDLLYAIHVLPIQQ; encoded by the coding sequence ATGAGCAATTTATCCATATCAATAACCAAGGAGTACAAAAATATAAAAGAGCAATCTTTGTATGATTTGCCAAATATGATTATTCTGACAGGGCGCAATGGTGCCGGAAAAACAAACTTTCTTGAAGCAGTATATTCCAGAGCTTCAGGTCAAAATTATGCGACTACTTCTATTGATGACTGTATCGTAAATAAAATATTATCTTTTAGCTTAGGGGATTTTGTTGGAATGGGTCGAGGCTATTCCGAAGCAAACCCTTTAGGTTTAGATATTGATAATCTCCATGAAGATATCACTATTGCTCTAGGACTACTCAAAGTTAAATCAAATAATCCCCATTATGGTGGCCCCCGCGAATGGCTTGAAGATCGAGTGAAAAAGTGGTTTCCAGTTGTTGAAGAAACTGCGAAACATTTGGGGAAAAATGCTAAAGAGCTAACATCTCAGGAGCTTGATGATAATTTTAGCTTAATAATGGCACAAGGGAAGTATGAAGGTCGTTTTTTTCAAACGAATACGGCGGATATCTTTCTAGGTTATCATAATTTGAAGTATGAAAATACGCTCAAGCGGCTTAGAAAACAGTACAACAATGAAGTATTAGAATGCTATGAAACGGATGACGAGTTCATTAAACACTGTGGCCCAGCCCCATGGGTACTAATTAACGATTCGTTTAAAGAAGCAGGCCTGCCCTACCAAATAACTTTTCCAGAAGGAAATGGCAGATTAGAAAAATTTACGCCGAAGCTTGTCGGCAATGAATCCCAACAAGAGATTCAATATTCAAGCCTCTCTTCTGGCGAAAAAACTTTATTTAAAATCGCATTGTCAATTTTTAATAGTAAACAAAAGGAGAACTTCCCACAGATCCTTTTACTTGATGAAATTGATGCTTCTCTGCATCCAGAAATGATTAATCGACTCTTAAAAATTCTTGCAACAACATTTGTTGAAAATTATGGGATCAAAGTTATCCTTACAACACATTCACCGACAACAGTGGCTGTTAGTCGTGACGAATATATTTACTCTGTAGAAAATGGAAGAATAATAAAAACAAGCAAAGAAGAGACGTTAAAAAAATTGCTTCAAGGTGTACCTGCTCTCGGAGTAATATATAGAAATGTTAAGCAAGTCTTTGTAGAAAGTAAGTATGATGTAGATTTTTACAATGTGATATGCAATTCGTTAAATCTTCAAGCAAAAACTGACTCTTTACTCAATTTCATTTCCTCTGGATCAAGCGGCTCAGGTAGCGCCGAGCAGACTAAGCAAATAGTCAAATCTCTTGGAGTCGATAGTACTGTTCCGTCTGTGTACGGGATTATAGATTGGGACACAAAAAATTCGTCTAACGGTAGGATCTCTGTTTTAGGCGAAAATTTAAGATACTCTAGGGAAAATTATACATTTGACCCGTTGTATTTTGGCCTTTTACGAATCAGAGATAAGCTGTTTTCCCCGGACGATGAAAAATGGTTTAAAGAAATTACGGTATCTACAATACTGGCTGCTGATAATGATTTGTTGCAGGCAATATATTCTTATTCATACAGAAAAAATTATTATGATTTCGATGCACTGGAAACTCAAGAAATGAGGTTGGTCAATGGGTATACGATGTTATGTCAAAAAAAGATATTAAATATGAATGGGCACAAGCTTGCTGAAGAAATTTTAGAAAAAAACAATACTGTGGGAAGATACCGAGGGAGATCTGAAAAGTACGAAAATGATATTTACGAGAAAATATTTAAAGAATTCCCAATTTTTATTTATAAAGACGTTCATGATCTTTTATATGCAATCCATGTTCTTCCCATCCAACAATAG
- a CDS encoding 4Fe-4S dicluster domain-containing protein — MALTRRNFLVGAASAAGIAAAGLDARAETNGASASVQHAEYATLLDIEKCIGCGQCVEGCRERNGSRYPEVKKPLPVMFPPGTKDEDWSGKRDVDDRLTPYNWLYIESVTVLKDGAPLELHIPRRCLHCTNPPCANLCPWGAASRQPETGTVSIDSQTCLGGAKCRTVCPWHIPQRQSGVGLYLDLMPRFAGNGVMYKCDRCADSFAHGQLPACVEVCPQQVQTIGPRDEILAQARKLAQERGAYLYGVTENGGTNTFYLSPVPFSELAAQAKPGPGKPTFGPMADSMAQAGNLTRMLMTAPLVGVAGALVNAARQGQGPSQNHTQARPLGALHAPKAEAALSGGLLKKLWVAVALLLGFTGMMQLPVASRYGIAKIPGLTWTGDFYTTLNVHYVLAALLLALGLYWLTLQVRGRLRGRLAYWGKVRLAVLGVVVLSGMARVAKNLPSITFSPGMTTFIDLVHLGFAVLLGVLCLWLWVTGRGAWREDG; from the coding sequence ATGGCACTGACCCGACGTAATTTTCTGGTGGGCGCGGCCTCTGCGGCAGGCATTGCAGCTGCGGGGCTGGATGCCCGGGCCGAAACCAATGGCGCGAGCGCCTCTGTCCAGCATGCAGAATACGCAACCTTGCTCGACATTGAAAAATGCATCGGCTGTGGCCAGTGCGTGGAGGGCTGCCGCGAGCGCAACGGGAGCCGTTATCCGGAAGTCAAAAAGCCCCTGCCAGTCATGTTTCCACCTGGAACCAAGGACGAGGACTGGTCTGGCAAGCGGGATGTGGACGACAGGCTCACGCCGTACAACTGGCTGTATATTGAGAGCGTTACCGTGCTGAAGGACGGCGCGCCGCTTGAACTGCACATTCCCCGCCGCTGCCTGCACTGCACAAACCCGCCCTGCGCCAACCTTTGCCCATGGGGCGCTGCCAGCCGCCAGCCAGAAACCGGCACGGTGAGCATAGACAGCCAGACCTGCCTTGGCGGGGCTAAATGCCGCACGGTCTGCCCCTGGCATATACCGCAACGACAATCGGGCGTAGGGCTGTATCTTGACCTCATGCCGCGCTTTGCCGGCAACGGCGTCATGTACAAGTGCGACCGCTGCGCAGACAGCTTTGCCCACGGCCAACTGCCCGCCTGTGTGGAGGTTTGCCCCCAGCAGGTGCAGACCATTGGCCCGCGCGATGAAATTCTGGCGCAGGCCCGCAAGCTGGCGCAGGAGCGCGGAGCGTACCTTTATGGCGTGACGGAAAACGGCGGCACCAATACTTTTTATCTGTCGCCAGTGCCCTTTTCCGAACTGGCAGCGCAGGCCAAACCCGGCCCCGGCAAGCCCACCTTTGGCCCGATGGCGGACTCCATGGCGCAGGCTGGCAACCTTACCCGCATGCTGATGACGGCGCCGCTTGTGGGCGTGGCAGGGGCGCTGGTGAACGCCGCGCGCCAGGGGCAAGGCCCGAGTCAGAACCACACGCAGGCCCGCCCTCTGGGTGCACTGCATGCCCCCAAGGCTGAAGCTGCCCTCTCCGGAGGCTTGCTCAAGAAACTGTGGGTGGCAGTGGCTCTGCTGCTTGGATTTACGGGCATGATGCAACTGCCCGTAGCAAGCCGCTACGGCATTGCCAAAATTCCCGGCCTCACATGGACAGGTGATTTCTACACCACGCTGAATGTCCATTATGTTCTGGCTGCCCTGCTGCTGGCGTTGGGCCTGTATTGGCTGACCCTACAGGTGCGCGGCAGGCTGCGAGGCCGCCTTGCCTACTGGGGCAAGGTGCGGCTGGCAGTGCTTGGCGTTGTGGTGCTGAGCGGCATGGCCCGCGTTGCCAAAAATCTGCCTTCCATCACGTTTTCGCCGGGTATGACGACCTTTATTGACCTTGTGCATCTGGGTTTTGCCGTACTGCTCGGTGTGCTGTGCCTCTGGCTGTGGGTAACTGGACGCGGCGCTTGGCGCGAGGATGGATAA
- a CDS encoding L,D-transpeptidase produces MQRYLFSVCLLLFVLVCGSNGISQCQAATTEIEVVASGTTGTLVVYSTANGTRQELLRTPAYVGRNGCSVDKREGDGKTPVGVYEIRRGFGLATPPVVNIAYTKLAGDEKWVDDVASARYNQWVTKDTTPVDWKSAEDLSKETVAYKYVAVIEYNTDKIVKGAGSAIFLHCTQDKPTSGCISVPEEAMVKILGFIQPGTRIAIAGSDAELKSLTK; encoded by the coding sequence ATGCAAAGATATCTATTTTCGGTCTGTCTTCTTCTTTTCGTACTGGTTTGCGGCAGCAACGGCATAAGCCAGTGCCAGGCCGCCACAACCGAGATTGAAGTTGTCGCCTCCGGCACCACGGGCACGCTGGTGGTGTACTCCACAGCCAACGGCACCCGGCAGGAACTGCTGCGCACCCCGGCCTATGTGGGCAGAAACGGTTGCAGCGTGGACAAGCGCGAGGGCGATGGCAAAACGCCCGTGGGTGTGTATGAAATCCGGCGCGGTTTTGGGCTGGCTACGCCCCCTGTGGTGAACATTGCCTATACCAAGCTTGCAGGCGACGAAAAGTGGGTGGATGACGTTGCCTCAGCCCGCTACAACCAGTGGGTTACAAAGGATACAACCCCCGTTGACTGGAAATCTGCCGAAGATCTGTCCAAAGAAACCGTGGCCTACAAGTACGTGGCCGTGATCGAGTATAATACGGATAAAATCGTCAAGGGCGCTGGCTCGGCAATCTTTCTGCACTGTACGCAGGACAAGCCCACATCTGGCTGCATCAGCGTGCCGGAAGAAGCGATGGTCAAAATTCTGGGCTTCATACAGCCCGGTACGCGCATTGCCATTGCGGGTTCTGATGCAGAACTGAAAAGCCTGACAAAGTAG
- a CDS encoding GyrI-like domain-containing protein gives MPMPFAVVVLQHHSVRLFGVRIHTTLHNAPQECPRLWNEVFTPRMPELSGKPSNTYQGPSYGLSLFTDHAGLAFDYWAAMEAPELAAPPAGMDTVTLPGGLYACCRIPAAGMLQEAYDYMYDEWPQTPDGYTVLADKPCFERYDSRFFQSGTHDVYVPVLPREK, from the coding sequence ATGCCAATGCCTTTTGCCGTTGTGGTGTTGCAGCACCACAGTGTCCGCCTTTTCGGTGTGCGCATCCACACAACCCTGCACAACGCCCCGCAGGAATGCCCCCGGCTGTGGAATGAGGTCTTTACCCCCCGCATGCCAGAGCTGAGCGGCAAGCCCAGCAATACCTATCAGGGGCCATCTTACGGGCTTTCTTTATTTACAGATCATGCAGGCCTGGCTTTTGATTACTGGGCTGCGATGGAAGCTCCGGAACTTGCCGCGCCGCCCGCTGGCATGGACACGGTAACTCTGCCGGGCGGTCTCTATGCCTGTTGCCGCATTCCCGCTGCTGGCATGCTTCAGGAAGCATACGACTACATGTACGACGAATGGCCCCAAACGCCGGACGGCTATACCGTTCTGGCAGACAAACCCTGCTTTGAGCGCTACGACAGCCGCTTTTTTCAGTCCGGTACCCACGATGTCTATGTGCCCGTGCTGCCCCGCGAAAAATAG
- a CDS encoding DUF4910 domain-containing protein has protein sequence MTSFHNFLRSLFPICRSITGNGVRQTLRMLQEELPGLRTVEVPSGSKVFDWTVPDEWNIRGARLTGPSGEVIADFADTNLHVMGYSEPVDCDISLEELQNHLHSLPEMTNAIPYVTSYYARRWGFCIKHEQRQKLAPGMYHASIDSTLAPGHLTYGELVIPGQCEKEVFLSTYICHPSMANNELSGPVVATALAQWVAQRPRRYTYRFAFVPETIGSITYLSRNHEALRRNVVAGFNLTCMGDERAYSYLPSRKGNTLADKAALHVLHHFAPDFIRYTFLDRESDERQYCAPGIDLPLCSVMRSKYHAYPEYHTSLDDCSLVTQKGLEGSVNIMTRILEALEENVTYEPRVLCEPQLGKRGLYPTLSTKTSCTEQVNLMMDLLAYADGETTLLEEADIVGRDIFRCAETMRKLVEKDVLAVKTC, from the coding sequence ATGACGAGCTTCCACAACTTTCTTCGCAGTCTTTTTCCCATATGCCGCAGTATTACGGGCAACGGGGTGCGGCAGACGTTGCGCATGTTGCAGGAAGAATTACCGGGATTACGCACCGTTGAGGTGCCGTCTGGATCCAAGGTTTTTGACTGGACAGTGCCGGACGAATGGAACATCCGGGGCGCGCGACTGACCGGCCCATCGGGCGAAGTGATTGCCGACTTTGCCGACACAAACCTGCACGTGATGGGCTATTCAGAACCCGTTGACTGCGACATTTCGCTGGAAGAGCTGCAAAACCATTTGCATTCCCTGCCCGAAATGACCAATGCCATTCCCTATGTCACCTCATACTATGCCCGGCGCTGGGGCTTCTGCATCAAGCACGAGCAGCGGCAAAAGCTGGCCCCCGGCATGTACCATGCCTCCATAGATTCCACCCTGGCTCCGGGGCATCTGACATACGGTGAGCTTGTGATTCCCGGCCAGTGCGAGAAAGAAGTTTTTCTTTCCACCTACATCTGCCACCCCTCCATGGCCAACAACGAGCTTTCCGGCCCGGTGGTGGCCACGGCACTGGCGCAGTGGGTGGCGCAGCGCCCGCGCCGCTACACCTACCGTTTTGCCTTTGTGCCGGAAACTATCGGCTCCATCACCTATCTGAGCCGCAACCACGAGGCCTTGCGCCGCAATGTGGTGGCGGGCTTCAACCTCACCTGCATGGGCGATGAGCGGGCCTATTCCTATCTGCCCAGCCGCAAGGGCAACACCCTGGCCGACAAGGCCGCCCTGCACGTGCTGCACCACTTTGCGCCCGATTTTATCCGCTACACCTTTCTTGACCGCGAGAGCGACGAGCGCCAGTACTGCGCGCCCGGCATCGACCTGCCCCTGTGCAGCGTCATGCGCAGCAAATACCACGCCTACCCCGAATATCACACCTCGCTGGACGACTGCTCGCTTGTTACACAAAAGGGGCTTGAAGGCAGCGTGAACATCATGACGCGCATCCTTGAAGCGCTGGAAGAAAACGTCACCTACGAGCCGCGCGTGCTGTGCGAACCGCAACTGGGCAAACGCGGCCTCTACCCCACGCTGAGCACAAAAACTTCCTGCACGGAACAGGTCAATCTGATGATGGATCTGCTGGCCTATGCCGATGGCGAAACCACGCTGCTTGAAGAAGCAGACATTGTGGGCAGAGATATTTTTCGCTGTGCGGAAACCATGCGCAAGCTGGTTGAAAAGGACGTGCTGGCGGTCAAAACCTGCTGA
- a CDS encoding multidrug efflux SMR transporter, with amino-acid sequence MAWVYLVLAGFLEIGWPIGLKLGWTEEGLRVLWLAFAIACILCSGMMLLMAQREIPMGTAYAVWTGIGAVGTFVVGIVAFGDAAAPLRMASAGLIIAGVIGLKFA; translated from the coding sequence ATGGCGTGGGTTTATCTTGTACTGGCGGGCTTTCTTGAAATCGGCTGGCCCATCGGCCTCAAACTGGGCTGGACAGAAGAAGGGCTGCGCGTGCTGTGGCTCGCCTTTGCCATCGCCTGCATTCTGTGCAGCGGTATGATGCTGCTGATGGCCCAGAGGGAAATACCCATGGGAACGGCCTATGCGGTATGGACGGGCATTGGCGCTGTGGGTACCTTTGTGGTGGGCATTGTTGCCTTTGGCGATGCGGCTGCGCCCTTGCGCATGGCCTCTGCCGGTTTGATTATCGCCGGTGTGATCGGCCTTAAATTCGCCTGA
- a CDS encoding class III extradiol ring-cleavage dioxygenase — protein sequence MTMPAFYIPHGGGPCFFMDWMPPDTWNALGGWMRSIPATLPQQPKAQIVFSAHWEQSEFTLLTTRTPGLYYDYYDFPPHTYELQWPAPPAPELFDRVGQCMRSAGLPLAEDTTRDFDHGVFVPGLLMYPEAQMPTLQISLRRGLDPLEHLALGRALAPLREEGVLFVGSGMSFHNMRAFRYGDNTPIEGADVFDNWLTDAVRNPNAAMRNAALAEWEKAPGARFAHPREEHLIPLMVIAGAAGAAPGKLAWHGRAMGAPLSAFSFD from the coding sequence ATGACCATGCCCGCATTTTACATCCCCCACGGCGGCGGCCCCTGCTTTTTTATGGACTGGATGCCGCCCGACACATGGAATGCCCTTGGCGGCTGGATGCGCTCCATCCCGGCGACTTTACCGCAACAGCCAAAGGCGCAGATTGTATTCTCCGCCCATTGGGAGCAGTCGGAATTTACCCTGCTGACTACGCGAACCCCCGGCCTGTATTATGATTATTATGACTTTCCGCCGCATACCTATGAGTTGCAGTGGCCTGCGCCGCCAGCGCCGGAACTGTTTGACCGTGTGGGCCAGTGCATGCGCTCGGCAGGATTGCCGCTGGCAGAGGACACTACGCGCGACTTTGACCACGGCGTGTTTGTGCCGGGCCTGCTGATGTACCCAGAGGCGCAGATGCCCACGCTGCAAATATCGTTGAGGCGGGGGCTTGATCCGCTGGAGCATCTGGCACTGGGACGGGCGCTGGCCCCGCTGCGTGAAGAAGGCGTGCTGTTTGTGGGCAGCGGCATGAGCTTTCACAACATGCGGGCCTTCCGCTACGGGGATAATACGCCCATTGAAGGGGCGGATGTTTTTGACAACTGGCTGACGGATGCCGTGCGTAACCCCAATGCCGCCATGCGCAACGCTGCTCTTGCGGAATGGGAAAAGGCCCCCGGTGCGCGCTTTGCCCACCCGCGCGAGGAACATCTGATTCCGCTCATGGTGATTGCAGGAGCTGCCGGAGCCGCACCGGGCAAGCTTGCCTGGCATGGCAGAGCTATGGGCGCACCGCTCTCAGCATTTTCTTTTGACTAG